One genomic window of Cydia pomonella isolate Wapato2018A chromosome 6, ilCydPomo1, whole genome shotgun sequence includes the following:
- the LOC133518993 gene encoding FUN14 domain-containing protein 1 isoform X1, protein MAKPKPEDAAEDAKKIVDEAKNFIERAVADIGKTSATKQLILGTASGWITGFITMKIGKVAAVGLGGSVILLHIASQKGYIDINWDKINKKVDKISDKIEKETTGKSPDWFEKAERFVDRKLDKAEGLLKKKELKAKRWYNNFTDDGSYRATESHVFLASFVAGMAVGLLCGK, encoded by the exons ATGGCAAAACCAAAACCCGAAGATGCAGCTGAAGACGCCAAAAAGATTGTGGATGAGGCGAAAAATTTCATTGAAAGAGCTGTTGCAGATATTGGAAAGACTTCTGCAACTAAACAGCTAATTTTAGGAACTGCGTCAGGAtg GATCACAGGTTTCATCACCATGAAAATTGGCAAAGTTGCTGCAGTCGGATTAGGTGGAAGTGTCATTTTGCTACATATTGCCAGCCAGAAGGGATATATTGATATAAACTGGGACAAAATTAACAAGAAAGTTGATAAAATTAGTGACAAAATTGAGAAAGAAACAACAGGGAAGTCTCCTGATTGGTTTGAAAAA GCGGAGCGCTTTGTTGATCGTAAATTGGATAAAGCAGAAGGACTATTGAAAAAGAAGGAACTTAAAGCAAAACGCTGGTACAACAATTTTACAGATGATGGGAGTTATCGCGCAACTGAGAGTCATGTGTTTTTAGCATCTTTTGTCGCTGGCATGGCAGTAGGTTTACTGTGTGGCAAATAG
- the LOC133518993 gene encoding FUN14 domain-containing protein 1 isoform X2 — translation MAKPKPEDAAEDAKKIVDEAKNFIERAVADIGKTSATKQLILGTASGWITGFITMKIGKVAAVGLGGSVILLHIASQKGYIDINWDKINKKVDKISDKIEKETTGKSPDWFEKVLLFVKDNSYYSAGFTGGFFFGIASS, via the exons ATGGCAAAACCAAAACCCGAAGATGCAGCTGAAGACGCCAAAAAGATTGTGGATGAGGCGAAAAATTTCATTGAAAGAGCTGTTGCAGATATTGGAAAGACTTCTGCAACTAAACAGCTAATTTTAGGAACTGCGTCAGGAtg GATCACAGGTTTCATCACCATGAAAATTGGCAAAGTTGCTGCAGTCGGATTAGGTGGAAGTGTCATTTTGCTACATATTGCCAGCCAGAAGGGATATATTGATATAAACTGGGACAAAATTAACAAGAAAGTTGATAAAATTAGTGACAAAATTGAGAAAGAAACAACAGGGAAGTCTCCTGATTGGTTTGAAAAA gtattattatttgtcaAAGATAATTCATATTACTCAGCAGGGTTCACAGgaggatttttttttggtattgcaTCATCCTGA
- the LOC133518985 gene encoding leucine--tRNA ligase, mitochondrial, protein MFLNTFKYKPVHKLRKHQVFFVFRSFHGSLGLWPQDLNSEIKLKIERHWSEEVQREQSVSSGKLHYVLPQFPYPSGNLHMGHVRVYSISDTIARYHKLNGDKVIHPIGWDAFGLPAENAAIERNVQPQHWTASNIESMKKQLLDLGFNFDWDRELSTCDPEYYKWTQYIFLKLFENGLAYQNKASVNWDPVDQTVLADEQVDEQGCSWRSGAKVEKKILTQWFIKTTKFAQKLNDGLSSEQLENWKDIINLQKHWIGECNGTVVTFNVLVNDKLKSLDVWTCNPYKLIHGEFLSISRDNPLAQELSNKDGKVLKAINPITGAEIPVYISEDANYAEGRDVYLACPSVDESDKVLAENINFCVKSTCSAINIESENQRAIELAKSKNVGDHLVSSKLKDWLISRQRYWGTPIPIIHCPTCGPVPVPCDQLPLKLPELNYSKTSSKSLADLHDWVNCKCPQCSASSKRETDTMDTFVDSSWYYYRFLDPKNNKEPFKKENLQGCTPVQIYIGGKEHAVLHLYYARFMSYFLHSLGWTVYEEPFRKLLVQGMVMGQSYKLKSSGKYLPAENVEKLGNKYIEKQTQQPVVVQWEKMSKSKHNGENPERLLSTYGCDTTRLLILADVPPATSRHWSEATFPGVLNWQHRLWITVRDFIKHRSDVTLYEQNTINSEDFEKIDFKLWDSRNYFTANTSYHFKYTHMLSVGISRLQGLTNTLRNKVPPEIIAKSKEYELALATLIIMLSPVAPHFCSELWAGFLSAPKRISQSSPLINWQENVLGQTWPKVDDHYKLSLLCKVDGVDRCELKIAAPVLDRLGQEEAMQMMLDQADVAFRVQRGIIKTKYELFPGSRAILNLFTNQSAKKKEINTDNKIAAG, encoded by the exons ATGTTTCTAAACACATTTAAATACAAACCGGTGCATAAACTAAGAAAACACCAGGTTTTTTTTGTGTTCAGATCATTCCATGGCAGCTTAGGACTTTGG CCACAAGATTTAAActctgaaattaaattaaaaattgaaagaCACTGGTCTGAAGAAGTCCAAAGAGAGCAGTCTGTGAGCAGTGGAAAGTTACATTATGTGTTGCCTCAATTCCCATACCCATCAGGCAATCTACACATGGGCCATGTTCGTGTTTACTCCATCTCTGACACAATTGCAAGATATCACAAGCTTAATGGAGATAAAGTCATACATCCTATTGGTTGGGATGCCTTTGGACTACCTGCAGAAAATGCTGCCATTGAAAGAAATGTTCAACCTCAGCATTGGACTGCCTCGAATATTGAGTCTATGAAAAAACAGCTCCTTGATTTAGGATTTAATTTTGACTGGGATAGAGAATTGTCTACATGTGATCCAGAATATTATAAATGGACAcagtatatatttttgaaattatttgaAAATGGTTTAGCATACCAAAACAAG GCCAGTGTCAACTGGGATCCTGTGGATCAAACGGTTTTAGCTGATGAGCAGGTGGATGAGCAAGGCTGCTCTTGGCGTTCTGGAGCCAAAGTGGAAAAGAAGATTCTCACACAATGGTTTATCAAAACCACTAAATTTGCACAGAAGCTTAATGATGGGCTGAGTAGTGAGCAACTAGAAAACTGGAAAGATATAATCAATTTACAGAAACATTGGATTGGTGAATGCAATGGCACAGTGGTTACATTCAATGTGTTGgtaaatgataaattaaaatcacttgATGTTTGGACATGTAATCCTTACAAATTAATTCATGGAGAATTTTTATCAATAAGTAGGGATAATCCTTTAGCCCAAGAATTAAGTAACAAGGATGGTAAAGTGTTGAAAGCTATAAATCCAATCACAGGAGCTGAAATACCAGTTTATATAAGTGAAGATGCTAACTATGCTGAAGGAAGGGATGTCTATTTAGCCTGTCCTTCAGTAGATGAAAGTGACAAAGTTCTAgcagaaaatattaatttttgtgtaaaatccACCTGTTCTGCAATAAATATTGAAAGTGAGAATCAAAGAGCTATTGAGTTagctaaatctaaaaatgtaggAGATCATTTAGTGAGTTCAAAACTTAAAGACTGGCTCATATCCAGGCAAAGATACTGGGGAACTCCAATACCCATCATACACTGCCCTACTTGTGGCCCAGTCCCTGTGCCATGTGATCAGCTCCCATTGAAACTACCAGAACTTAATTATTCGAAAACTAGCAGCAAATCATTGGCAGATCTACATGACTGGGTCAACTGCAAATGTCCACAATGTAGTGCAAGCAGTAAGCGGGAAACTGATACTATGGACACATTTGTTGACTCTTCATGGTACTATTATCGTTTCCTGGatcctaaaaataataaagaaccatttaaaaaagaaaaccttCAGGGGTGCACACCTGTTCAAATATACATTGGTGGGAAAGAGCATGCAGTGCTACATTTATACTATGCTCGCTTCATGAGCTACTTTTTGCATTCTCTAGGCTGGACTGTATATGAGGAACCATTCAGAAAACTATTAGTCCAGGGTATGGTAATGGGACAATCTTATAAACTAAAATCATCAGGAAAATATCTACCTGCAGAAAATGTGGAAAAGTtaggaaataaatatatagaaaaacaAACACAACAACCTGTAGTTGTGCAGTGGGAAAAAATGAGCAAATCTAAACACAATGGAGAGAATCCTGAGAGATTGTTGAGTACATATGGCTGTGATACAACACGCCTATTAATATTAGCAGATGTCCCTCCAGCCACTAGCAGGCACTGGTCTGAAGCTA CCTTTCCTGGAGTTCTTAATTGGCAGCATAGATTATGGATAACAGTTCGAGATTTTATCAAACATAGGAGTGATGTTACTTTATATGAACAGAATACTATTAACAGTGAAGACTTTGAGAAGATTGACTTTAAATTATGGGATTCTAGAAACTATTTTACAGCTAACACTTCATACCATTTTAAGTACACTCATATGCTCAGTGTTGGCATATCGAGGCTGCAAGGCTTAACTAATACTTTAAGG AACAAAGTTCCCCCAGAAATCATTGCTAAAAGTAAAGAATATGAATTAGCATTGGCAACtctaataataatgttgtcaccaGTGGCTCCACATTTCTGCTCTGAACTTTGGGCAGGATTTCTTTCAGCACCAAAAAGGATATCTCAATCCTCCCCTTTGATTAACTGGCAGGAGAATGTATTGGGACAAACATGGCCTAAGGTTGATGACCACTATAAGCTATCGCTTTTATGCAAG